The sequence AAGAGAAGATAAAAACAGAAATTGTCCACTTCATTGAAGAACATGCAGACGAAATTGAGCTAGCAATACTGGTAATTGACGGCAAGAGCGCTTTAGAAATCATCGAGAGATGGGAAAAGAGAGGAGAGATTCCAATAGATGTAGAGTTCTTTCAGTTCCTGCAAGAGCTTAAGATTCCCACAATAGTTGCAGTCAACAAGCTTGATAAGATTAGAAATATAAGTTTGACAATTAACAAGCTAATAGAAAAGTTTGGATTAACCGGAACCTGGGAAGATTACAAGGAGCTTTTCGTTCCAGTGTCAGCTAAATTTGGGACTAACATAGAGGAATTAAAAAGAATTATAGATAAAAAGCTCAGAGAGTTTCAAGAACGACGTGAGTGATTGTCTCTTTCACACCATCTAGTGAAGCAATCTGCTCAAGGATTTCATCGAGTCTGGTCTTATCCGCCTCAACAATTAAGTCAATGTCTCCTGTGACTCTGTAAACCCTCTTAACTTTAAGCTTCTTTATTGCATCGTAAACCTGCTTCCTTTTCGTTGGCTCAATCTTTATGAAGACAAATACATCGCCTTTTCTTTCTCCTAAAAGCTCTAGCGCCTTTTCTGTAAGGTCTATGAACCCCCTACCAGTTCGTATGTAGCCGAGCTCCTTCAAAACTTTAAGATGATTGCTTAGTGCTTGTCTTGTAATCCCAAGCTCCTCTGCAAGCTCGTCTTGGGTTTTTTCTACTGTATGTACTTCAATTGTCTTTCCCTCTTTGTAGAGCTTTCTCAACAGCTCGATCTGTCTAGTAGTGAGTGAAACTTTTTCCTCCATTCCTCAGCCTCCTAAATTTTTTCCTTGTCAATTATAAAGATAGACTTTCAAAGTTTAATAAAGTTTTTGGTTTTTGTAAACTGAACATTCGTACATTCACCTCATTTACTAGGCCGCAAATATAAAGTTAACTTTTTATTCCAGCGGGAGAAATTTAAACCATGAACAAAGCAAGATACACACAAGAGGTTCCAGAGGATAGAAGAGACATCTTAAGGATTCTTGAGAACCACAAAAAGCCAGTTAAAGTAATGATTCTAGGAGGAGTAGACAGTGGAAAAACCACTTTAGCGACTTTTTTAGCAAATGAGCTCCTCTCGTTAGGATTTAAAGTTGCGGTAATTGACAGCGACATTGGACAAAAAGGCATTCTCCCACCAGCCACGATAAGTTTGGGCTTTCCAGATGTGCTATTTGAATCTTTTGGAGAGATAAAAGCATGCAAACACTACTTTGTGGGCAGCATAACTCCAAATCAGTTTTTTGGAGAAATGATCGCGGGGGTTAAGATACTTACAGAAGAAGCCGAGAAAAAAGCTGATGTAATAATTATAGACACTACGGGATTAATCAGCGGTCCTGGAGTTGAGCTCAAGAGAATGAAAATTGAAACAGTTAAGCCCGACATACTGATTGCGCTCCAGAGAACGAATGAGCTTGAGCCAATATTGAAGCTGTTTGAAGGGAAAATTCAAATTTTCCGATTGAAAGTCAGCGATAGGGCAAAGAAATTCAACCGAGAAGAAAGAAGAGAGATAAGAAAAGAAAAGTGGAGAGAATATTTTAAAGATTCAAAAACATACACCATAGACCTGACTCAGCTTATAATAAGCGGAACTCAGCTCTTTCAAGGGGAAGAAATCAATGAAAATGAAAAATCCCTTTTAGAGGCTCTATTTAAATGGCTGATTATCCATGGAAGGAAAATCGGGGAGAAGTACTTTGTCATAAAGGCTGACGTTGCAAATATCTCAAGACAGGTAGATAAAAATGTTCTGCAATACTTCGATTTTGAAAAGCTCAGCAACCTCGTTCTTGGATTGATTGGCAGAGACGGCTTCTGCCTCGGATTAGGTATTCTCAAGTTCATAAACTTCAGAGACATGAGAGCTGAAATTCTAACTCCTTTAGATGAAGAAACAATGAAAAATGTCAGAGAAATCAGATTCGGAAGGATTAGGGTTAGGGAAGATGGAGAAGAACTTGGCTTGTTGGACAGAAATGCCCTCTAGGAAAAGGTTTTAATACCCCACAATTTTCTTTATATTAGGTGCGCATAGTGGAGCCCAAAGCTTTTATTGAGATATTACGCCCCCACAACTGTTTTGTCGCTGGATTAGTTGGCATATTAGGCTCAGTTGTAGCAATGGGGCATTTTCCAGAGCTAAAGACAGCATTGCTAATCTTTGCAGTTATATTTTTAGGATGCAGTGCTGGGAACACAATAAACGACTATTTTGACTATGAGATTGATAAAATCAACCGCCCAACAAGGCCTTTGCCGAGGGGAGCAATGTCAAGGAAAACTGCTTTTTGGTATGCTATGCTATTGTTCGCTGTAGGGTTAATCTTGGCATATAATCTCAACATTTATGCATTTCTTTTAGCAATTCTCGCGTATTTTGTACTTTTCATATATGCATGGAAGCTCAAGCCATTGCCTATTATTGGGAACATAATGGTTGCGAGTTTAACTGGGGTTACTCCTCTCTACGGCGCGATTGCAGTGGGCAAAATTGGACTGGCTGGGTATTTAGCGCTGTGCGCATTCATGGTGAACCTTGCTAGGGAGATCATGAAAGATATTGAAGATATTGAAGGAGACAGGGCAAAGGGAGCAAAAACCCTGCCAATTGTGTGGGGAGTTGAAAAATCCGCTTATTTGGCATCTCTATTTGGAATAGCCACAGTGATAACATCGTTTTTCCCCGTGAAAGCTGGGATTGGAATAGGCTATCTACCGATGGTAGTTGTTGACGGCCTTATACTAGTGGCGGTTTTTGAGCTTTTGAAGAATCCAACACCTGAAACGGCTGGAAAAGCTCAGAAAAAATTGAAAGCCGCAATATATTTGGCCGTATTTAGCTTCCTCCTTGGCTCAATCACAATGGAGGTGAGATTGTGAATATTGAGAAAGTACTGAAGGAGAACCTCGAGAGAGAAGAGCTGTGGCTCATAATCACGTTTAAAACGCCTTATGGCCCAGGAGAAACAATGGACGTAATCACCAAAGTTATTGAGGAGCTAGGCTGGAAGGTAAACTTCAAGGCAAACTGGTGGACAGCTGATGTCCCCTACGGGCTGATTAGGATTGATGCCTCCTATGGAGATAAAGAAAAGATAATTCTAGGGAAGTGGATACTTGGAAGCGAGTGTCAAATACTCAGGGTTGACAACATGGAGCTTGAAGAGGGCAAAGAGGAG comes from Thermococcus sp. M39 and encodes:
- a CDS encoding Clp1/GlmU family protein, with protein sequence MNKARYTQEVPEDRRDILRILENHKKPVKVMILGGVDSGKTTLATFLANELLSLGFKVAVIDSDIGQKGILPPATISLGFPDVLFESFGEIKACKHYFVGSITPNQFFGEMIAGVKILTEEAEKKADVIIIDTTGLISGPGVELKRMKIETVKPDILIALQRTNELEPILKLFEGKIQIFRLKVSDRAKKFNREERREIRKEKWREYFKDSKTYTIDLTQLIISGTQLFQGEEINENEKSLLEALFKWLIIHGRKIGEKYFVIKADVANISRQVDKNVLQYFDFEKLSNLVLGLIGRDGFCLGLGILKFINFRDMRAEILTPLDEETMKNVREIRFGRIRVREDGEELGLLDRNAL
- a CDS encoding Lrp/AsnC family transcriptional regulator; this translates as MEEKVSLTTRQIELLRKLYKEGKTIEVHTVEKTQDELAEELGITRQALSNHLKVLKELGYIRTGRGFIDLTEKALELLGERKGDVFVFIKIEPTKRKQVYDAIKKLKVKRVYRVTGDIDLIVEADKTRLDEILEQIASLDGVKETITHVVLETL
- a CDS encoding ribonucleoside-triphosphate reductase, which encodes MNIEKVLKENLEREELWLIITFKTPYGPGETMDVITKVIEELGWKVNFKANWWTADVPYGLIRIDASYGDKEKIILGKWILGSECQILRVDNMELEEGKEEFFRMVDSITSTLIHDPVIRTMREQY
- the engB gene encoding GTP-binding protein EngB, which gives rise to MIIFVGRSNVGKSTLIYKLTGKKVRRGKRPGVTRKPVEIVWRNKRVIDMPGFGFMSGLPKHVQEKIKTEIVHFIEEHADEIELAILVIDGKSALEIIERWEKRGEIPIDVEFFQFLQELKIPTIVAVNKLDKIRNISLTINKLIEKFGLTGTWEDYKELFVPVSAKFGTNIEELKRIIDKKLREFQERRE
- a CDS encoding geranylgeranylglycerol-phosphate geranylgeranyltransferase, with protein sequence MEPKAFIEILRPHNCFVAGLVGILGSVVAMGHFPELKTALLIFAVIFLGCSAGNTINDYFDYEIDKINRPTRPLPRGAMSRKTAFWYAMLLFAVGLILAYNLNIYAFLLAILAYFVLFIYAWKLKPLPIIGNIMVASLTGVTPLYGAIAVGKIGLAGYLALCAFMVNLAREIMKDIEDIEGDRAKGAKTLPIVWGVEKSAYLASLFGIATVITSFFPVKAGIGIGYLPMVVVDGLILVAVFELLKNPTPETAGKAQKKLKAAIYLAVFSFLLGSITMEVRL